Within the Parvibaculum sp. genome, the region TACGTAATGAGTCATGCCATATCGGGCGCTGCTCTTTCCTGAACTCCACCCTTGAATGAACTCGTTATCGTCCATCGACAGCTCGGCCAGTCGCCATTGAGCACGAAAGCGGTGACGCCAGCCGTGGTTGGGGGCCACCCTAGGGTCCGTTACGATGCTGCGCGCCAGCTCGGCAAGCCTGTTCTTCAAGCCTTGAAGTGGCCCCAACACGTCCCCCTCGGCAGATGGCGTGAGGAACAAGTGGCCGGGTGATGCCGAAGTCACAAACTCGGGAAATCCCTTCTCGATCAGATGGAGGTGTACGGTAACCCATCGAGGCTTGTCGGTCTTCACGGTTCCCGCCTCCGGGGTGATGTGGATGATCCACATACCGTCTACCAGCTTTATGTCTTGCTTCCGAAGCTGAGCAACTTCGCCTACCCGAGCGCCAGTGTACGCCATGAGCCAAGGCAGCCATCGTTTGCCCGCAGCGGTTTTCGGATGCTCATTGCCCGGAGTATACAGGTCCGCAGCCTTCAGAAGGGCGGCAGCTTCCTCATCCGTGAAGCCGGGGTCACGCTGGAGATTGCGTACTCGGGCGCGCTTGATGGAAATGCCGGTTGCCGGGTTCGAGGGCACCCGGTGGTTGATCACAGCCCAGCCGAACAGGGACTTCAGCGCCACAAGATCGCTATCCATGACGGTCTTGGGTAAAACCGGCTTGTTGGTCCTCGGGTTGATCGACGCCAAGCGGTGATCCTTGAATGCCACCACGTCCGCAGGAGCCACATGGGTTGCGTCGTCGTGCCCGAGGAAGGTGATGAAATACTTCACCGTACGCGCGTAGCTGTCATACGTGCTGGGTTTCGTCCCCGTGGCTTGGGCTTCCTTCCACCAGTCGGCCAGCAGCGATGTGATTGTTTCCCCATTCTTCGGCTTCGAGGATGCGCGTTCTGGTCTTGAATGACTGGCAGCCGCAGGCTCAGGCATCAGCGGCGTTTCGATAGGTTCGCCCTGATCGCGCTCCCGGCGGGCCTTCTCGGCGTTGATAGCTGCGCTCTGAAGGGCTCGGGCGATGAATTTACGGCTTGGGGAGTTGGGAGCGAGGCGGATGCCGAACTGCGGCCAGGACATGACCTCATCCACTTCCCCAGCATAAAAGGGATCGATGGTGCCGCGAGCCCATTGTGCTCGGTTGTGGGCGTCCAGCCATTCGCGATCCGCCTGCCGCGCGTCGAAGGTCGGCCGTTTGAAGCCATCTCGGGCTATGAGATCGTTCGCCGCTTCAGGGTCGTCAGGCCGTTCAAGGGGAAGCCGAGGCTCATCACTGAAGCCATCGAGCCGCACCTCCTCGTCTTCTTCGAGGAGAGCGGCGTAATAGACTTTCCCAGCGCGCGCGATCGTCTCGTTGTCCACTTCGTCCAGCATGGGGCCGGACAGGAGAGCTTGTCGCCTGCGGTGCTCCTGCCACTCACGCTCAACGGTAACAGCCATCTCCGCGTGGCGCGTTCGGGCCACGGCGGCGTCCTTGGTGTCTAGCGTCTTGTTGATCTCGGTCTTGCCGATGATACCGCGCAAGTCCTGCGGGACCGCCTTTCGG harbors:
- a CDS encoding DUF6538 domain-containing protein; amino-acid sequence: MALTMARPFKHRKTGVYWFRKAVPQDLRGIIGKTEINKTLDTKDAAVARTRHAEMAVTVEREWQEHRRRQALLSGPMLDEVDNETIARAGKVYYAALLEEDEEVRLDGFSDEPRLPLERPDDPEAANDLIARDGFKRPTFDARQADREWLDAHNRAQWARGTIDPFYAGEVDEVMSWPQFGIRLAPNSPSRKFIARALQSAAINAEKARRERDQGEPIETPLMPEPAAASHSRPERASSKPKNGETITSLLADWWKEAQATGTKPSTYDSYARTVKYFITFLGHDDATHVAPADVVAFKDHRLASINPRTNKPVLPKTVMDSDLVALKSLFGWAVINHRVPSNPATGISIKRARVRNLQRDPGFTDEEAAALLKAADLYTPGNEHPKTAAGKRWLPWLMAYTGARVGEVAQLRKQDIKLVDGMWIIHITPEAGTVKTDKPRWVTVHLHLIEKGFPEFVTSASPGHLFLTPSAEGDVLGPLQGLKNRLAELARSIVTDPRVAPNHGWRHRFRAQWRLAELSMDDNEFIQGWSSGKSSARYGMTHYVMVAKSMAKFPRQDITRSAPQDAVPAPVNTL